Below is a window of Campylobacter canadensis DNA.
AACAAAAATTTTTTCAAATATCCATAAACATGCATATTATTTCCACGCACATTGACCCTATCTCCACCGTTTGGACAAAAATACTCAATTAGGGTCTTATCATCATCAAGTTCGCTCTTTTTTTGATCAAAATAACCTATTTGAAAATCTCCTTTTTTAATAAAACCATTACTAGCTTGTAACTTCCCTAGTAAAAGTTGTAAAAAACTTGACTTTCCACAGCCATTCTTTCCAACAATAGCAATTCTTTGTCCTTGGATAATCCTTGTAGTAAAATTATCAAAAAGCTTTTTATTACCAAGCTTTAACGATAAATCATTAATTTCAAAAAGCATTTTTTTCTTGTTTAAAATTAAGGAATTTGTTTTAAGCTGCATTGCACTAGAAAGCTCTGTTTTTAAACGATTAATTAGGCTTGGATTTTTCTTAGCCTCTTCACGCATTTTAAAAATTCTTTCTTTTCTTCCTTCATTTCTTTTAAGTCTTGCCTTAACGCCTCTTCTAAGCCATTCTTCTTCGGCTTTTAGTTGCTTTATTAAGGTTTCATAACTTTTATTTAAACTAGCTAAAATATCTGCTTTTTGTTCTAAATATTGAGTGTAGCCGCCTTTAAATTCTTTAATGCTTGCATCTTCTATTTCTATACATTTATTGGCAACACTATCAATAAAATATCTATCGTGACTAATAAACAACACAGATTTTTTACTATTTTTTAGCATATTTTCAATAAATCTGCACATATTTACATCAAGATGATTTGTAGGCTCATCTAAAATTAAAATATCAGGATTTTTTAACAATAAACAGGCTAATGAAAGTCTTCTTAACTCTCCACCGCTTAGACTATGTATATTTTGATTAATTAAATCATCTAATTCTAATTCTTTTGTGATTTTTTTTATTTTATTATCTATACTCCAAGCTTCTAAACTATCAATTTCATTACTAAGTCTTGCAATCTCATTTAACAAAAAGGTATTAGTAGTATCTTTTTGTAATTTGATATTCATTTCATTATATGCGTTAATGGTATCAAAAATATATGAAAGTTCTTTTTTTATATATTCATCAACACTATTAACATCACTTATTTCTACACTTTGCGATAAAATCTCTATTTTCAAATTTGATGAAACGATTATTCTACCACTATCAGCTTCAATTTGCTTTGTTAAAATCTTTAAAAATGTTGATTTTCCAGCACCATTTTTACCAATAATTGCAACTTTTTCACCAGAATTTAAAGAAAAATTTACATTTTTTAAAATTACTTTTTCACCATAATTTTTACTAATATCAATTAAATCTACTAAAAGCAAGAATAACCTTTATATAAAGAGACCAAAAGGTCTCTTAAAATTTAAAATAATTATTTTACATCAACATCAAATGAAATTTCAACTTCTTCGTGAGTAACTTTTCCATGTAAAGCTGAAATTACTTTATCAGTTGATAATGCTGTGTAAGCTGCTGCTAAATTAAAATCATTTTTCATATTAATTACACCGCTTACAACTAATTTTGAATCTTCTACTTTATAAGTCATAGCAACTTCTTTACTAACACCATTAAATGTAATTACAGCAGTTGCATTACCTGAAATATCATCACCTTTTACATCTTTTAAAGTTGCTGTGATTTTACTATCACTTAAAGCTGCGATGAATGTTCTGTGAATATTTTTTTCACGAACCTTATCCTTTGTGTTTTCATCAGCAAAATCCATTGTTGCACTAGCACCTTCTAATATTTGTGCTACTGAACCATTTGTAGTTTTAAATGTATATTTTGCATTATCAATAACACCAGGAACAGCTACTTTAGTTTTTAGTTTAAAACCCTTAAAATGGGTTACAACACTGTTTGCATCAATTTCTAAAGCAGATAAATTAGCACTTAAAAAAGCAAGTGCTGCCATTGAAAATAAAACTT
It encodes the following:
- the abc-f gene encoding ribosomal protection-like ABC-F family protein, which codes for MLLVDLIDISKNYGEKVILKNVNFSLNSGEKVAIIGKNGAGKSTFLKILTKQIEADSGRIIVSSNLKIEILSQSVEISDVNSVDEYIKKELSYIFDTINAYNEMNIKLQKDTTNTFLLNEIARLSNEIDSLEAWSIDNKIKKITKELELDDLINQNIHSLSGGELRRLSLACLLLKNPDILILDEPTNHLDVNMCRFIENMLKNSKKSVLFISHDRYFIDSVANKCIEIEDASIKEFKGGYTQYLEQKADILASLNKSYETLIKQLKAEEEWLRRGVKARLKRNEGRKERIFKMREEAKKNPSLINRLKTELSSAMQLKTNSLILNKKKMLFEINDLSLKLGNKKLFDNFTTRIIQGQRIAIVGKNGCGKSSFLQLLLGKLQASNGFIKKGDFQIGYFDQKKSELDDDKTLIEYFCPNGGDRVNVRGNNMHVYGYLKKFLFPKEQLSYKIGSLSGGEKSRIALAKLFTKEYEVLILDEPTNDLDIATINILEQHLSEFNGALIFVSHDRYFTDRLATMLFAFYDEKINIETMSFSELLDVLDEIKEINEEIKDESIVKEQKTRTKSKKLSYKQNEILNNHPDKIAELEKQIKILNSYLSDKEKYEKYGIVELSKELDEAKNKLDKLEEEYYEVLQLQEEIQNDVS
- a CDS encoding YceI family protein — protein: MKKVLFSMAALAFLSANLSALEIDANSVVTHFKGFKLKTKVAVPGVIDNAKYTFKTTNGSVAQILEGASATMDFADENTKDKVREKNIHRTFIAALSDSKITATLKDVKGDDISGNATAVITFNGVSKEVAMTYKVEDSKLVVSGVINMKNDFNLAAAYTALSTDKVISALHGKVTHEEVEISFDVDVK